A DNA window from Paenibacillus andongensis contains the following coding sequences:
- a CDS encoding DUF5011 domain-containing protein yields the protein MKRISSMILAVILLIGGVVPYASEVSAAVLLPASVKQPTGISVIAGGLDPFTGKYFLKPGDMITLVVDFESSSPSVLCHQDSMITAEVAGSKTTPAIFRIPVSPPKYMDYPSLFQYTVGASDASGRLVMKQGPELCYYKKLDNAWHSYSNYRTNFSDGTSMDNVTYFKSLFKTEVYIDNTAPTITFGQTSNSDYKNSHGVTVTTTDLPVEGSVSLFYTWTQSAAPPAAAEINTSIVSGTVAADPTGNGAYYLHARAVDKVGHETINTAGPFNYDHVAPTITFGPYAADIIKKSHGVTVTANDTPVNENVNLYYTWTQSFWPPQDEEIATGILSGAAALDPPGSGVYYLHAKAVDAAGNTTIRSSGAIMFDNEPPKITLGPISSTAQRSQNVTYTVIDSFSGLKQWSYEWFKDGVSYSTGTASSSVGMLSVPNSLEGNYRLKITATDFATNVRTMGSLDYVIDKTAPAVSFSEQGNSTPANARQVNVSLLEARGTLGQASYLWSSSVTVPSPSSQEWKLFYDGAGSKTSHSATLSSPVNANNTQYLHIKTTDSAGNIGYASTTQGFVLDNTKPTVAFSNPSTSTYSKSVTTSLSLSDNITTTLGNYVIKYVVTDQATTDGNDVTWSRSTNGAFTVANKSGTYYIHVKVYDQAGNWQLARGGPYLLDDSAPTGTIHIPVEQTNNKSVEVELTAADLHGPIDMRLSANGGTTWGSWEAFATTKLVTIPETEGVRTISVQYRDAAGNISTTYSDTVIYDVTKPTAVKISYNTTQTTNQSVTATLTAVDNITASGDIDVVNLSGFSYVFQANGTYTFVFRDKAGNENTAVATVTWIDKTKPQIQFSAEGVSDKRKAASSVISATDNVTASNQLTYAYAWSMNASTAPTTWTALGADHTAELSGANGLWYLWAKVTDKAGNEAIRRTNSLFQLDNTNPVGVVTYSPAGRTASDVKATLATNESVRVMKPSNGSKENLFTDNGSFEFEFVDDAGNVGKAMATVNGIDRSLPYAAVTLSPSGWTNGPVRVTVDASGNPALSISHIVVPEDAVPVSQTVQQAVYDFKTNGILQYTLLDGGTPLTSEGEVVIHNIDLVPPTADLMYSTLSKTNEDVTVTLITYDDNHGVVTIAGSDTYTFTENGSHTFIFQDEAGNVSQKTATVNFIDKQAPVPVLTYSESTWTKQNVTVSLTFMGEDDPVTITNNEGSAQYTFKENGTFVFYYRDAAGNEGQVTAEVTVIDRDAPTAIVSYSEAGWTNHDVVATLVAQDNSGVLPTVVNNGGLTTYTFTQNGTFKFVYQDAAGNQREINANVDRIDKTPPVASVQYSTAMTTKTNADVRASVEANEPITVMGNNGSTTRDFTANGNYAFRVADRAGNESTITANVYNIDRTRPVLNVTYSKTAPTKDDVIVTVEANEPIQVLNNNRSNQVVFKENGSFTFLVQDLAGNTAEAVATVSNITKATAKVTYAYSETVPTKNTVSVTLTADRPLTYAGISGNVVTFTENGTRWVEATDALNNKYVLRIDVNNIDREAPKIRFLSGEQLLIDVGTTSIDPASDVDVSDNLDGNLKEKLSVFHNIHAGVPGEYEITYKATDRAGNQMVVVRKAIVIAPTTFTLYVNSKQLQDTEAVVYGDAIQLKLFGQQGSSQMKWARGYKNKGDFKTFGQEVANGNLPVKEYGLYTFFIQDQERQTKLVHVYILPTKSSE from the coding sequence ATATATGGACTATCCTTCCTTATTTCAGTACACGGTGGGAGCCTCTGATGCTTCCGGTCGGCTGGTTATGAAGCAGGGGCCAGAATTATGTTATTACAAAAAGTTGGATAACGCTTGGCACTCCTACTCGAATTACAGAACGAACTTTAGCGATGGAACCTCTATGGATAACGTCACGTATTTCAAAAGCTTGTTTAAGACCGAGGTTTATATTGATAACACCGCACCAACGATCACATTTGGACAAACATCCAATTCAGACTATAAGAATAGCCATGGTGTAACGGTAACAACTACCGATCTGCCGGTCGAAGGAAGTGTGTCACTCTTTTACACGTGGACGCAAAGCGCTGCGCCGCCCGCAGCTGCGGAGATTAACACCAGCATAGTGAGCGGCACGGTGGCTGCTGATCCAACAGGTAATGGTGCTTATTATCTTCACGCCCGTGCAGTTGACAAAGTAGGGCACGAAACGATTAATACGGCAGGACCCTTCAATTATGATCACGTGGCGCCTACAATTACCTTCGGGCCATATGCCGCCGATATTATTAAGAAAAGTCACGGCGTAACGGTAACTGCAAATGACACGCCAGTGAATGAGAATGTCAACCTTTACTATACATGGACTCAGAGTTTTTGGCCGCCACAAGACGAGGAGATTGCAACGGGCATTCTGAGTGGAGCGGCCGCATTAGATCCGCCAGGCTCAGGCGTCTATTATTTACACGCCAAAGCAGTGGACGCTGCCGGCAATACGACCATCAGGTCATCAGGTGCGATTATGTTTGATAATGAACCGCCCAAAATCACTCTCGGACCTATATCAAGTACCGCTCAAAGGAGCCAAAATGTGACGTACACGGTCATCGACTCTTTCTCGGGCTTGAAACAATGGAGCTACGAATGGTTCAAGGATGGGGTTTCCTACTCGACAGGTACTGCAAGCAGTTCTGTAGGAATGTTAAGCGTACCGAACAGCTTGGAAGGCAATTATAGGCTAAAAATCACGGCAACGGACTTTGCGACGAATGTGAGGACAATGGGAAGTCTCGATTATGTCATCGATAAAACGGCACCTGCGGTATCCTTTTCCGAACAAGGGAATAGCACGCCTGCCAATGCGCGACAAGTGAATGTATCCTTGCTGGAAGCTAGAGGAACGCTAGGTCAGGCAAGCTATTTGTGGTCCAGCAGTGTAACAGTCCCAAGTCCTAGCTCTCAGGAATGGAAACTATTTTATGATGGAGCAGGCTCCAAAACGTCTCACAGCGCAACGCTATCTTCCCCTGTGAATGCGAATAATACGCAATATTTACATATCAAGACCACGGACAGCGCGGGTAACATCGGTTATGCGAGTACAACACAGGGCTTTGTGCTGGATAATACGAAACCAACGGTTGCCTTTAGCAATCCAAGCACGAGCACGTACAGTAAGTCAGTTACGACAAGTCTTAGCTTGTCAGATAACATCACAACAACGCTTGGGAATTATGTCATCAAGTATGTCGTTACGGATCAAGCAACAACCGATGGAAACGACGTGACATGGAGCAGATCGACAAATGGAGCTTTTACCGTTGCCAATAAATCTGGCACTTACTATATTCATGTCAAAGTCTATGATCAAGCAGGCAACTGGCAGCTTGCCCGGGGCGGTCCGTATTTGCTCGATGACTCTGCTCCCACCGGAACGATACATATCCCTGTGGAACAAACGAACAACAAGTCCGTAGAGGTAGAGCTCACAGCGGCAGATTTGCATGGACCCATCGACATGCGATTATCGGCTAATGGAGGGACAACTTGGGGGAGCTGGGAAGCATTTGCTACCACTAAACTCGTCACCATCCCGGAAACGGAAGGCGTAAGGACGATCTCTGTCCAGTACCGTGATGCGGCTGGCAACATCAGTACGACTTATTCGGATACGGTTATCTATGATGTAACGAAACCGACCGCAGTTAAAATAAGCTACAACACAACACAAACCACGAATCAGTCTGTTACGGCGACATTGACAGCAGTAGATAACATCACGGCTTCAGGTGATATCGACGTGGTTAATCTCAGCGGGTTCAGTTATGTGTTTCAAGCAAACGGAACGTACACGTTCGTTTTTCGTGATAAAGCGGGCAATGAGAATACGGCAGTCGCAACCGTAACCTGGATCGATAAGACGAAGCCACAGATTCAGTTCAGTGCAGAGGGAGTTTCGGACAAAAGGAAAGCGGCTAGCTCCGTTATTTCAGCGACGGATAATGTGACCGCGTCAAACCAGCTTACTTATGCCTATGCCTGGTCGATGAATGCAAGTACGGCTCCGACAACATGGACCGCGCTAGGTGCAGATCATACGGCCGAATTGAGCGGGGCGAATGGCCTCTGGTATTTGTGGGCGAAGGTAACGGATAAAGCAGGGAATGAAGCTATCCGCCGCACAAACTCGCTTTTCCAGCTCGACAATACGAACCCGGTAGGCGTAGTTACTTATAGTCCTGCTGGACGCACCGCTAGCGATGTGAAAGCAACCTTAGCTACCAATGAATCGGTAAGGGTGATGAAACCTAGCAATGGGAGCAAGGAGAACCTATTTACAGATAACGGTTCTTTTGAGTTTGAGTTTGTAGATGATGCAGGTAATGTCGGTAAAGCTATGGCGACGGTGAATGGAATTGACCGAAGCTTACCTTATGCAGCGGTGACCTTATCCCCTAGCGGTTGGACGAACGGCCCTGTTCGTGTGACTGTTGATGCGTCAGGCAATCCGGCGCTGTCCATAAGCCATATTGTTGTTCCGGAAGATGCGGTTCCAGTCTCGCAAACGGTTCAGCAAGCGGTCTATGATTTTAAAACGAATGGGATTCTTCAATATACGCTGCTTGATGGGGGAACTCCGCTGACAAGCGAGGGAGAAGTCGTGATCCACAATATCGATCTCGTGCCTCCGACAGCAGATTTGATGTATAGCACGCTGAGTAAAACGAACGAAGATGTGACCGTAACGTTAATTACCTATGATGACAATCACGGCGTAGTCACGATAGCTGGTAGCGATACGTATACCTTTACGGAAAACGGCTCACATACGTTTATTTTTCAAGACGAGGCGGGGAATGTCTCGCAAAAGACGGCAACGGTCAACTTTATTGATAAACAAGCACCCGTGCCAGTGCTTACGTATAGCGAGAGCACGTGGACGAAGCAAAATGTGACGGTCTCCCTTACCTTTATGGGTGAAGATGATCCGGTAACGATCACCAATAATGAAGGAAGTGCGCAATATACGTTCAAAGAAAATGGAACTTTCGTGTTCTACTATCGAGATGCAGCCGGAAATGAAGGTCAAGTAACAGCAGAGGTAACCGTAATTGACCGAGATGCCCCAACAGCGATCGTGAGTTATAGCGAAGCGGGATGGACGAATCATGATGTGGTCGCTACGTTAGTGGCTCAGGATAATTCCGGGGTACTTCCAACGGTTGTCAATAACGGGGGACTAACGACATACACATTTACACAGAATGGTACATTTAAGTTTGTTTACCAAGATGCAGCGGGCAATCAGCGCGAGATTAATGCGAATGTGGATCGGATTGATAAGACGCCACCTGTGGCTAGTGTTCAATATTCAACGGCCATGACGACGAAGACCAATGCGGATGTTCGCGCAAGCGTTGAAGCCAATGAACCGATCACTGTCATGGGCAATAATGGCAGTACTACTCGTGATTTCACAGCAAATGGGAACTATGCATTCCGCGTAGCAGACCGTGCAGGAAATGAATCAACAATAACGGCGAATGTGTACAACATCGATCGTACACGCCCCGTTTTGAACGTAACCTACAGTAAGACAGCACCAACGAAGGATGATGTTATTGTAACAGTAGAAGCGAATGAACCCATTCAAGTGCTGAATAATAACAGATCCAATCAGGTTGTTTTCAAAGAGAACGGGAGCTTTACTTTCCTCGTACAAGATTTAGCCGGTAACACGGCTGAAGCCGTAGCGACGGTTAGCAACATCACAAAAGCAACAGCGAAGGTTACTTATGCTTACAGTGAAACAGTGCCTACGAAAAACACCGTATCGGTCACACTAACAGCTGATAGGCCACTTACGTATGCAGGTATTTCAGGAAATGTCGTAACCTTCACGGAGAATGGTACGCGCTGGGTAGAAGCGACAGATGCTTTGAATAACAAATATGTTCTGCGGATCGATGTGAACAATATCGATCGAGAAGCGCCGAAGATTCGATTCTTAAGCGGAGAGCAGCTGCTAATTGATGTTGGAACAACCTCGATCGATCCTGCTTCCGATGTTGATGTATCGGATAACCTCGATGGTAATTTGAAAGAAAAGCTTAGTGTGTTCCACAATATTCATGCCGGAGTGCCTGGGGAATATGAGATTACCTACAAGGCGACAGATCGTGCCGGTAATCAAATGGTTGTTGTACGCAAAGCGATTGTTATCGCGCCAACGACATTCACGCTGTATGTCAATTCGAAGCAGCTTCAGGATACGGAAGCAGTGGTCTATGGCGATGCGATTCAGTTGAAGCTGTTCGGACAACAAGGGTCTAGTCAGATGAAATGGGCGCGAGGATATAAAAATAAAGGCGATTTTAAGACTTTTGGGCAAGAAGTAGCCAACGGCAATTTACCGGTTAAGGAATATGGCCTATATACATTCTTTATCCAAGACCAAGAACGTCAGACGAAGCTCGTTCATGTCTACATTTTACCAACGAAATCTTCAGAATAA